From a single Fusobacterium ulcerans ATCC 49185 genomic region:
- a CDS encoding BCCT family transporter encodes MEKKLDKLLIIVSLIVVFIIVGCLYFMPESSQEIANKIFKLFTDVFGSLTLLFTFIGVILLAGISFSKFGRIKLGEGEPEYSTFKWVSMMICCGLGSATVYWAFIEWAYYIGTPGLGIVPNSIRAYEMSVTYSMFHWGISAWTLYALAGIPIAYHFHVRKNKGLSLSSVISSITGLKQDGIICRIVDILFIFICFGGLSITLGVSVPLVTEIFCNVIGIQPSFIINFLIIVVISIVYSFSSYIGIQKGMSKIADWNIKLVIIFLVAVVVFGPTLFIINNTTQSLGLMFQNFIGMSLFTDSIGKSGFPESWTMFYWLYWITYAPFTGIFIAKVSKGRNIRSVVANTLISGSFGCFVFFGVLGSLSLERQLNKVVDMVGMLSNGQDNIAIVKVLRSLPFGSIFMIVFCIVTLLFLATTLDGAAFTMATTSSIGLKNNEEPNPMLRLFWCVMLALVPLTMILIKANLNTIKTCAIITAVPIIFIMIVMLIGMIQWMFKDFGQIEAHMIDKK; translated from the coding sequence ATGGAGAAAAAGTTAGATAAATTATTAATTATAGTAAGCTTGATAGTTGTTTTTATTATAGTAGGATGTTTATATTTTATGCCTGAATCTTCTCAGGAAATAGCAAATAAGATATTTAAATTATTCACTGATGTATTTGGATCATTAACTCTTTTATTTACTTTCATTGGAGTCATTTTATTAGCAGGAATATCTTTCAGTAAATTTGGGAGAATAAAATTAGGAGAGGGAGAACCTGAATACTCAACATTTAAATGGGTGTCTATGATGATATGTTGTGGACTTGGATCTGCAACAGTATATTGGGCATTTATCGAATGGGCTTATTATATAGGAACTCCTGGTTTAGGAATAGTACCTAACTCTATCAGAGCATATGAAATGAGTGTTACATATTCAATGTTTCATTGGGGAATAAGTGCTTGGACTTTATATGCACTTGCAGGAATTCCTATTGCTTATCATTTTCATGTCAGAAAAAATAAAGGACTTAGTTTAAGTAGTGTAATAAGTTCAATAACAGGGTTAAAACAAGATGGGATAATCTGTAGAATAGTGGATATATTATTTATATTTATCTGCTTTGGAGGATTAAGTATAACATTGGGGGTATCAGTTCCTCTGGTTACAGAAATTTTCTGTAATGTAATTGGAATACAGCCAAGTTTTATAATAAATTTTCTTATAATAGTAGTTATTTCAATTGTATATTCTTTCAGTTCATATATAGGTATTCAAAAAGGAATGTCAAAAATAGCAGACTGGAATATAAAATTAGTTATAATTTTCCTTGTAGCAGTAGTTGTTTTTGGACCAACGTTATTTATAATTAATAACACAACTCAATCTTTAGGCCTGATGTTTCAAAATTTTATAGGAATGAGTTTATTCACAGATTCGATAGGAAAATCAGGTTTTCCAGAATCTTGGACTATGTTCTACTGGTTGTATTGGATAACTTATGCACCTTTTACAGGGATTTTTATAGCAAAAGTTTCAAAAGGAAGAAATATACGTTCTGTAGTTGCGAATACACTGATTAGTGGAAGTTTCGGATGTTTTGTATTCTTTGGAGTTTTAGGAAGTTTGTCATTAGAACGACAGCTTAATAAAGTCGTTGATATGGTAGGAATGTTGAGTAATGGACAAGATAATATTGCTATTGTTAAAGTATTGCGTTCATTACCATTTGGTTCAATTTTTATGATAGTATTTTGCATAGTAACATTGTTATTCCTTGCTACAACATTAGATGGAGCAGCATTTACAATGGCAACTACATCATCAATAGGACTTAAAAATAATGAAGAACCTAATCCTATGTTACGTCTTTTTTGGTGTGTAATGTTGGCTCTAGTGCCTCTTACAATGATTCTTATTAAAGCAAATCTAAACACAATAAAAACTTGTGCAATAATAACAGCTGTACCAATTATCTTTATAATGATAGTAATGCTTATAGGAATGATTCAGTGGATGTTCAAAGATTTTGGACAGATTGAAGCACATATGATAGATAAAAAATAA
- a CDS encoding UxaA family hydrolase — protein sequence MMNFLGYKRPDGTVGIRNKILIISVDECCDGIARKIAEKSENAVVLTNWYTCMLGGNEETFNQMIEVSKNPNAAGIIVLAMGCGSILPEQIADPVKETGKLTATLVCQENGGTKQTIEKGRKILADIDAYIKNLKLEKFTLDKLVVGVKCGGSDTSSGIASNPSVGVAIDKLIDMGMTCIGGELFELQGCNEILFKRAVSDKVREKIEILINNERARWSVEGTDVETMSIGNSVGGLTTIEEKSLGALHKMGTKPIQDVLQINKDFIEKPTKAGFYLSEVTMLCGGAGVNYAALGAHIILWTSGAAGFNNAIVPVIRVSGNSDLMNDDIDVNVAEIMEGTMGISQGADLIVQKVLEIANGTPTKIENYGDSTMTLYQKDQRVEKMLNLKCVNK from the coding sequence ATGATGAACTTTTTAGGATATAAAAGACCTGATGGAACAGTAGGTATAAGAAATAAAATTTTAATTATTTCAGTAGATGAATGTTGTGATGGAATAGCAAGAAAAATAGCGGAAAAAAGTGAAAATGCAGTGGTATTGACAAACTGGTATACATGTATGCTTGGAGGAAATGAAGAAACATTTAATCAAATGATAGAAGTTTCTAAAAATCCAAATGCAGCAGGGATTATAGTTCTAGCTATGGGGTGTGGAAGTATTTTACCTGAACAGATAGCAGATCCAGTAAAAGAGACTGGAAAATTAACTGCAACTCTTGTATGCCAGGAAAACGGAGGAACAAAACAAACAATAGAAAAAGGAAGAAAAATTCTTGCAGATATAGATGCATATATAAAAAATTTAAAACTTGAGAAATTTACACTTGATAAACTTGTTGTTGGAGTTAAATGTGGAGGAAGTGATACAAGTTCAGGGATAGCATCTAATCCTAGTGTAGGAGTGGCTATTGATAAATTAATAGATATGGGAATGACTTGTATTGGAGGAGAATTATTTGAGTTACAAGGATGTAATGAAATATTATTTAAGAGAGCTGTTTCTGATAAGGTTAGAGAAAAAATTGAAATATTGATAAACAATGAACGTGCTCGTTGGAGTGTAGAAGGAACAGATGTAGAAACAATGAGTATAGGAAACAGTGTAGGAGGATTAACAACAATAGAAGAGAAATCTTTAGGAGCATTGCATAAAATGGGAACTAAACCTATTCAAGATGTTCTTCAAATAAATAAAGATTTCATTGAAAAGCCTACTAAAGCAGGGTTTTATTTGTCAGAAGTAACTATGCTTTGTGGAGGAGCAGGAGTAAATTATGCAGCTTTAGGAGCTCATATAATATTGTGGACAAGTGGAGCAGCAGGGTTTAATAATGCAATAGTCCCAGTTATAAGAGTAAGTGGAAATTCTGACTTGATGAATGATGATATAGATGTCAATGTGGCAGAAATAATGGAAGGAACTATGGGGATTAGCCAGGGGGCTGATTTAATTGTACAAAAAGTTTTAGAAATTGCTAATGGCACACCAACAAAAATAGAAAATTATGGGGATTCTACAATGACTCTTTATCAAAAGGACCAGAGAGTAGAGAAAATGTTAAACTTGAAATGTGTAAATAAATAA
- a CDS encoding sigma-54 interaction domain-containing protein has protein sequence MSFKNLPFNISLETIMKIIDNMYDEILIYDNRYNIVYINKACQRHYNCTAESMIGKSFFDFINKDNNSWDCSILPIVYKDRKPYAVKQKTFLGTELFTIAIPIFDEKNILKYVVMNVRDNTDGIKIYNPDYTYKDSIVKNIEPPKSNNIKMQELLKMIERIKNIDTPCILTGESGTGKTMLAKYIHSISDRANEPFVSLNCASIPTNLVESELFGYEKGAFTGANSKGKKGLFETANKGTLLLDEISELPLSAQSKLLHVLQEQKYLPIGGNKPIEIDVKIIAATNKDLRTLVFNKQFREDLYYRLNVIELYLPPLRERKEDISFLIKSFIEKFNKKYFFSKSFTKEALEILEAAQWKGNIRELQHAIERLMVTNDSSIIGIEHLSEKLPNHSSDKNSIEEDFSMSFDEKVSHYEANLIKEAYQKFKTSRKVAQYLKISQTKANKLIRKYINNNSL, from the coding sequence ATGTCATTTAAGAATTTACCTTTCAATATTAGTCTTGAAACAATTATGAAAATTATCGATAATATGTATGATGAAATTCTGATCTATGATAATCGCTACAATATTGTATATATTAATAAAGCCTGCCAAAGACATTATAATTGTACAGCTGAATCTATGATTGGAAAATCTTTTTTTGATTTTATAAACAAGGATAATAATTCTTGGGATTGTTCCATTCTTCCCATTGTATATAAAGATCGAAAACCTTATGCTGTTAAACAAAAAACATTTCTGGGAACTGAATTATTTACTATTGCAATTCCAATTTTTGATGAAAAAAATATTTTAAAATATGTTGTTATGAATGTAAGGGATAATACAGATGGTATAAAAATTTATAATCCTGATTATACATACAAAGATTCCATTGTAAAAAATATAGAGCCGCCTAAGAGCAATAATATTAAAATGCAGGAACTTCTAAAAATGATTGAGCGTATAAAAAATATTGATACTCCATGTATTTTAACTGGCGAAAGTGGAACTGGAAAAACTATGCTGGCTAAATATATCCATTCTATCAGTGATCGAGCAAATGAACCTTTTGTAAGTTTAAATTGTGCCAGCATTCCAACAAACTTAGTTGAGAGTGAATTATTTGGTTATGAAAAAGGTGCTTTTACAGGAGCAAATTCAAAAGGTAAAAAGGGGCTCTTTGAAACAGCAAACAAAGGAACTCTATTGTTAGATGAAATATCTGAACTTCCTCTTTCAGCTCAATCAAAATTACTTCATGTCCTGCAAGAGCAAAAATATTTACCAATTGGTGGAAATAAACCTATTGAAATTGATGTAAAAATAATTGCTGCAACTAATAAAGACTTGAGAACTTTAGTTTTCAACAAGCAATTCAGAGAAGACTTATATTACAGATTGAATGTTATAGAATTATATCTCCCCCCTTTAAGAGAGAGAAAAGAAGATATTTCATTTTTAATAAAAAGTTTTATTGAAAAGTTTAATAAAAAATATTTTTTCTCCAAATCTTTTACAAAAGAAGCTTTAGAAATACTAGAAGCTGCTCAATGGAAAGGAAATATAAGAGAATTACAGCATGCAATAGAAAGACTTATGGTTACTAATGATAGTTCTATTATCGGAATTGAACACCTTTCTGAAAAGCTTCCTAATCATTCTTCAGACAAAAATTCTATTGAAGAAGATTTTAGTATGTCATTTGATGAAAAGGTAAGTCATTACGAAGCCAATCTAATAAAAGAAGCTTATCAAAAATTTAAAACTTCAAGAAAAGTAGCTCAATACTTAAAAATAAGCCAAACCAAGGCTAATAAATTAATTAGAAAATACATAAATAATAATTCTTTATAA
- a CDS encoding PTS-dependent dihydroxyacetone kinase phosphotransferase subunit DhaM, which translates to MVGIVVVAHNPKLSQEIINFCMELKNSDFMLENGGGLENDDGYGTCPEVITKAIRKAEQGDGVVILCDLGSSVSNAETAKERLKNEIRVEIVDAPIVEGTIVGVSSNHPKVKLETLVEFIKESKEFPKF; encoded by the coding sequence ATGGTAGGAATAGTAGTAGTCGCACATAATCCTAAACTTTCACAAGAGATAATCAATTTTTGTATGGAGCTTAAAAATAGTGATTTTATGCTGGAAAATGGCGGTGGACTAGAAAATGATGACGGGTATGGGACCTGTCCTGAAGTTATAACCAAAGCAATAAGAAAAGCTGAACAAGGTGATGGAGTAGTGATACTTTGTGATTTGGGAAGTTCAGTGAGCAATGCAGAAACAGCAAAAGAAAGATTAAAAAATGAAATAAGAGTAGAAATAGTAGATGCACCAATAGTAGAAGGAACGATAGTAGGAGTTTCTTCCAATCATCCAAAGGTAAAGTTAGAAACATTAGTAGAATTTATAAAGGAATCAAAAGAGTTTCCAAAGTTTTAA
- a CDS encoding UxaA family hydrolase has product MKRSVRMHEKDQVSTVLNDVKCGDIVGIYNEQNEFLYEIEAKEDIPYGNKIALFDLKKGEAVIKYGEKIGELTKGISKGELVHVHNVKSLSVDIPPAFKKEIIRQMNIKLK; this is encoded by the coding sequence ATGAAAAGAAGTGTGAGAATGCATGAAAAAGATCAGGTATCTACAGTTCTGAATGATGTAAAATGTGGAGATATAGTTGGAATATATAATGAACAAAATGAATTTTTATACGAAATAGAAGCAAAAGAGGATATACCTTATGGAAATAAAATAGCCTTATTTGATTTAAAAAAAGGGGAAGCGGTTATAAAATATGGTGAAAAAATAGGAGAATTAACAAAAGGAATATCAAAAGGAGAATTAGTACATGTTCATAATGTAAAAAGTTTATCAGTAGATATTCCTCCTGCTTTTAAAAAAGAAATTATTAGACAGATGAATATAAAGTTAAAATAA
- a CDS encoding mandelate racemase/muconate lactonizing enzyme family protein, with translation MKITDVEVICLRIPPMDSPCEWGEDAVIVKVHTDMGIVGVGESDTSPVVVKAIIEAPETNLYCSGLKRLLIGENPLEIQKLWDKMYWASNYVGRRGAGIHAISAIDIALWDIASQYYKVPIYMLLGGKYRDKIRAYGTFIPADTPEENKIIARELKNQGFTSLKFGGGVLGDSPELDEKIVRAVREELGDDFELEIDLASKWRTYGNSLSMIKKLEKYNLNWIEEPILADDLKGYSKLSGVSSAKIAGGESLTTRYEFQEFLKSAQPDIVQPDVTRCGGISELCKIYDMAELNGTKLIPHGFSTGILLAATVQFLAATEHGDLMEYSQSNSPLFKDLVKNRIPFENGYVTVPDCIGLGIELDEEMIKKYRMK, from the coding sequence ATGAAAATCACAGATGTAGAAGTTATTTGTTTGAGAATACCACCAATGGATAGTCCATGTGAATGGGGTGAGGATGCTGTAATTGTAAAAGTTCACACAGACATGGGAATAGTTGGAGTAGGAGAAAGTGATACTTCACCAGTGGTTGTGAAAGCGATTATAGAAGCACCAGAGACAAATTTATACTGTAGTGGATTGAAAAGACTATTGATAGGGGAAAATCCATTAGAGATACAAAAACTATGGGATAAGATGTATTGGGCTTCCAACTATGTAGGGAGAAGGGGAGCAGGGATACATGCTATAAGTGCTATTGACATAGCTCTTTGGGATATAGCTTCTCAATATTATAAAGTTCCAATATATATGTTGCTGGGGGGAAAATATAGAGATAAAATAAGAGCATATGGAACATTTATTCCAGCAGATACTCCAGAAGAGAATAAAATTATAGCTCGTGAACTAAAAAATCAAGGATTCACAAGTTTAAAATTTGGTGGTGGAGTTTTAGGAGATAGTCCAGAATTAGATGAAAAAATAGTAAGAGCAGTTAGAGAAGAATTAGGAGATGATTTTGAGTTAGAAATAGATCTTGCAAGTAAATGGAGAACATATGGAAATTCATTATCAATGATAAAAAAACTAGAAAAATATAATTTGAACTGGATAGAGGAACCTATACTAGCAGATGATTTAAAAGGGTATTCAAAATTATCAGGAGTGTCATCAGCAAAAATAGCTGGAGGAGAATCATTAACTACACGTTATGAATTTCAAGAATTTTTAAAAAGTGCACAGCCAGATATAGTTCAGCCTGATGTAACAAGATGTGGAGGAATAAGTGAACTGTGTAAAATATATGATATGGCTGAATTAAATGGAACTAAATTAATTCCTCATGGTTTTAGTACAGGGATTTTATTAGCAGCAACAGTTCAATTTTTAGCAGCAACAGAGCATGGGGATTTGATGGAATATTCTCAAAGTAATAGTCCGCTTTTCAAGGATTTAGTAAAAAATAGAATTCCTTTTGAAAATGGATATGTAACAGTACCTGATTGTATAGGATTAGGAATAGAATTAGATGAGGAAATGATAAAAAAATATAGAATGAAATAG
- a CDS encoding MATE family efflux transporter, with protein MNNELESKNVSRLFFKFAVPSIVGMLIVSIQMMVDGIFIANTQGASGLAAINLSMPIILFTNSIALMIAAGGGVYCSIALGKGKFKRANEIMSFTLQIFVVFLGSISLLGFLFINGIIGILGATEILAPLVKAYLLTMLVLNIPYNIPIFTEGFIKIAGKPNLVFLSCTICLAGNVLMDYLFIVKMDMGVLGAALATSAANGTAGAVLMWNYFKNRSRLNIVKPNGNRILLGKILYNGSSEMLTMVSSALATFIFNYILIRRIGEIGVSALTIVFYVNTVVNICLFGLSQALQPIVSYNLGAKRMEQIYMVLKTAFFTGGSIGFFFFFVMKFNSAPIIKVFSKDNADLIALTGRALSFVVFQYLFSFVNVIISSFLTAVEKPMESAAVAMCRSLVCVAGLLFILPIFLGEKGLWLALPLGELLCMTVSVPLLITTYKKIKIRITKNLV; from the coding sequence ATGAATAATGAATTAGAAAGTAAAAATGTCAGCAGACTGTTTTTTAAGTTTGCTGTCCCAAGTATAGTGGGAATGTTGATAGTATCTATACAAATGATGGTAGATGGTATATTTATAGCAAATACTCAAGGAGCATCTGGACTTGCAGCAATTAATCTGTCTATGCCAATAATATTATTTACTAATAGTATAGCTCTGATGATAGCAGCTGGTGGAGGAGTATATTGTTCAATAGCTTTAGGAAAAGGAAAATTTAAAAGAGCTAATGAGATAATGTCATTTACTCTTCAAATATTTGTAGTGTTTTTAGGAAGTATATCTCTTTTAGGATTTCTTTTTATAAATGGAATAATAGGAATATTAGGAGCAACGGAAATTCTTGCTCCATTAGTAAAAGCTTACCTTTTAACTATGTTAGTATTAAATATACCATATAATATACCAATATTTACAGAGGGATTTATAAAAATAGCTGGTAAGCCAAATCTTGTATTTTTGAGTTGTACAATATGTCTTGCAGGAAATGTTTTGATGGATTATCTTTTTATAGTAAAGATGGATATGGGAGTACTTGGAGCAGCTCTTGCTACTTCTGCAGCTAATGGAACTGCTGGAGCAGTTCTTATGTGGAATTATTTTAAAAACAGAAGCAGGCTTAATATAGTAAAACCTAATGGGAACAGGATTCTTTTAGGAAAGATATTATATAATGGAAGTTCTGAAATGCTCACAATGGTATCAAGTGCTCTTGCTACTTTTATCTTTAACTATATACTTATCAGAAGAATTGGAGAAATAGGAGTATCAGCATTAACTATTGTTTTCTATGTAAATACAGTGGTAAATATATGTCTTTTTGGATTATCACAAGCACTTCAGCCAATAGTTTCCTACAATCTTGGTGCTAAAAGAATGGAACAGATATACATGGTATTGAAAACAGCTTTCTTTACAGGAGGAAGCATAGGGTTTTTCTTTTTCTTTGTAATGAAATTTAATAGTGCTCCTATTATAAAGGTATTCTCAAAAGATAATGCTGATTTGATAGCTCTTACTGGAAGAGCTTTGAGCTTTGTAGTATTTCAATATTTATTTTCATTTGTGAATGTTATAATCAGTTCTTTTTTGACTGCTGTGGAAAAACCTATGGAATCAGCAGCTGTGGCAATGTGCCGTTCACTTGTATGTGTAGCAGGACTTCTTTTCATACTCCCAATATTTCTGGGAGAAAAAGGATTATGGCTGGCTCTTCCATTGGGAGAACTTTTATGTATGACAGTAAGTGTTCCTCTTTTGATAACAACATACAAGAAAATAAAAATAAGAATAACTAAAAATCTGGTATAG